Proteins encoded by one window of Candidatus Zixiibacteriota bacterium:
- the gmd gene encoding GDP-mannose 4,6-dehydratase has product MRALITGITGQDGSYLAELLLEKGYEVIGMVRRASTESFERINHITDRVTLVQADLLDQLSIISIIDTHHPDEVYNLAAQSFVPTSWVQPVLTGEFDALGVTKVLEAIRHVDKKIKFYQASSSEMFGKVQEVPQKESTPFYPRSPYGVAKVYGHFITVNYRESYGMHASSGILFNHESPRRGLEFVTRKITDGAVRIKLGLAKNLALGNLDAKRDWGFAGDYVRAMWLMLQQENPGDFVIASGETHSVEEFVRLAFGHLDLDYKKYVTIDQRFVRPAEVDLLLGDPSQARKKLGWEPKVSFTQLVTMMVDADMKRLSALRAF; this is encoded by the coding sequence ATGCGTGCTCTTATCACTGGTATAACTGGACAGGATGGCTCCTACCTCGCTGAACTTCTATTGGAAAAAGGGTATGAGGTTATCGGCATGGTGCGACGTGCATCCACTGAATCTTTCGAGCGCATAAACCATATTACCGATCGTGTGACTCTTGTACAGGCCGATTTACTTGATCAGCTTTCCATTATTTCGATAATTGATACGCACCACCCCGACGAGGTTTATAATCTGGCCGCGCAGTCTTTTGTCCCCACAAGCTGGGTGCAGCCGGTTTTGACCGGTGAATTCGATGCTCTGGGTGTCACCAAAGTCCTCGAAGCGATTCGCCATGTCGACAAGAAAATAAAATTCTACCAAGCGTCATCGTCGGAGATGTTCGGCAAGGTGCAGGAAGTTCCTCAGAAAGAAAGCACCCCCTTCTATCCGCGCTCGCCGTATGGTGTGGCCAAAGTCTACGGCCATTTTATCACAGTGAATTATCGCGAGAGCTATGGTATGCATGCCTCATCGGGAATCCTTTTTAACCATGAATCGCCGCGCAGGGGACTTGAATTTGTCACGCGTAAGATAACCGATGGGGCCGTTCGGATAAAACTGGGACTTGCAAAAAACCTCGCGCTGGGCAATCTTGACGCAAAACGCGACTGGGGCTTTGCCGGAGATTATGTTAGGGCAATGTGGCTTATGCTCCAACAGGAAAATCCGGGCGATTTCGTTATCGCATCGGGTGAGACGCATTCGGTTGAAGAATTTGTCCGACTTGCATTTGGCCACCTTGATTTGGACTACAAAAAATATGTGACCATCGACCAGCGCTTTGTCCGACCGGCAGAAGTTGATTTGCTTCTGGGTGATCCGAGCCAAGCGCGCAAGAAACTCGGATGGGAGCCAAAAGTATCGTTCACACAGTTAGTCACAATGATGGTCGATGCCGATATGAAGCGTCTGTCAGCGCTGAGAGCGTTTTGA
- a CDS encoding GDP-mannose 4,6-dehydratase: protein MKRPHAFITGIAGFAGSFLAEELLAHGYTVSGSTNTKEPLRNLKDIQKKLNLVELDITNAKKTEQIVIRLKPDYMFHLAAIASVGKSFEMERLTFDVNLSGTVNLLEAAKQTRSLKRFLFVGSADCYGKFSPVNKTLRENQPLNPISPYGISKAAAEQTSLYYFRQHGLPVVITRAFTHSGPRQTDSFVVPSFAKQVAMIEAGIQKPIISVGDLSARRDISDVRDIVSGYRLAVEKGVPGEIYQLSSGKSVEVKKLLEGLVSLSSAKIKVGVDKARLRKSDIPILRGDNRKAVEQLGYKSRYSVRETLQETLQYWRTEVRSMRKKG from the coding sequence ATGAAGCGTCCGCACGCGTTTATCACCGGCATCGCCGGGTTTGCAGGATCGTTTTTGGCCGAAGAGCTTTTGGCGCATGGCTACACTGTTTCAGGTTCAACAAATACGAAAGAGCCTCTTCGTAATCTCAAAGACATTCAGAAGAAACTGAACCTTGTGGAACTGGATATTACAAACGCGAAAAAAACCGAACAGATTGTGATACGCCTTAAACCGGACTATATGTTTCATCTGGCCGCGATTGCCTCGGTGGGGAAATCTTTTGAGATGGAGCGCCTGACTTTTGATGTAAACCTCAGTGGCACAGTCAATCTCCTTGAAGCGGCAAAGCAGACGAGATCGCTAAAGCGTTTTTTGTTTGTCGGTTCTGCGGATTGCTATGGGAAATTTTCTCCTGTGAATAAGACCTTGAGAGAAAATCAGCCACTCAATCCGATATCGCCTTATGGCATTTCCAAAGCGGCCGCGGAACAGACCAGTTTGTATTATTTTCGCCAACATGGTCTTCCAGTAGTCATTACGCGCGCCTTCACTCACAGCGGCCCGAGGCAGACTGACAGCTTTGTTGTGCCATCGTTTGCCAAGCAAGTGGCCATGATCGAAGCCGGGATTCAAAAGCCGATTATCAGTGTGGGCGATCTTTCGGCGCGGCGGGATATCTCAGATGTCCGAGACATTGTATCTGGTTACCGGCTGGCCGTTGAAAAAGGAGTACCCGGCGAAATCTATCAACTTTCCAGCGGAAAAAGTGTAGAGGTAAAGAAGTTGCTTGAGGGGCTGGTGAGCCTCTCATCTGCGAAGATAAAAGTGGGAGTTGACAAGGCGCGGCTTCGCAAATCAGATATTCCAATTTTGCGCGGTGATAATCGGAAAGCGGTTGAACAACTTGGGTATAAAAGCCGATACAGTGTTCGTGAAACTTTGCAGGAGACACTGCAGTATTGGCGGACTGAGGTTCGATCAATGAGAAAGAAAGGCTAA
- a CDS encoding nucleotide sugar dehydrogenase, which translates to MKTKKVKGSYYDTLMTKIKDRKARAGIIGLGYVGLPLAMALVEAGFKVTGFDISTTKVRLLNSGKSDIDDIPDMVVSGSVATGKFLATDNPKDLAGLDIISICVPTPLSKTKDPDVSYILSAMGFVKDNFTKGSLVVLESTTYPGTTEELILPLLQGGDMKVGKDFFLAFSPERVDPGNAKYNTRNTPRVVGGITPNCTLVAKTFYEATIPNVYPVSSTQAAEMVKLLENTFRSVNIGLVNEVALMCERLKIDVWEIIDAAATKPFGFMPFYPGPGLGGHCIPIDPHYLSWKLKSLNYYARFIELAGEINSHMPEYVVERISGFMNHRFAKALNKSSVLVLGLAYKKDIQDVRESPALDVIKLLEDKGAKVTYNDPYVPTFNWRDKLAKSTKLTDSVLAKADLVVIVTDHTLYNYQWIVDKSKAIFDTRNATKKVLKNRQKIELL; encoded by the coding sequence ATGAAGACGAAAAAGGTAAAAGGGTCGTACTACGATACCCTGATGACTAAGATAAAAGACCGCAAAGCCAGAGCGGGCATCATAGGTCTTGGCTATGTGGGACTTCCATTGGCAATGGCGCTTGTCGAAGCCGGTTTCAAAGTTACAGGCTTTGATATCTCAACGACAAAAGTTAGATTGCTCAACTCCGGAAAGTCCGATATCGACGACATTCCTGATATGGTTGTCTCTGGGTCTGTGGCCACCGGCAAGTTTCTCGCGACCGATAATCCGAAAGATCTTGCAGGTCTTGATATAATTTCAATCTGTGTCCCGACCCCGCTATCGAAAACAAAAGACCCCGATGTCAGCTACATCCTTTCGGCAATGGGGTTTGTGAAGGACAATTTTACAAAGGGCTCGCTTGTGGTCCTTGAATCCACAACCTACCCCGGTACAACCGAAGAATTGATTTTGCCGCTTTTGCAGGGGGGGGATATGAAAGTCGGCAAAGACTTCTTTCTTGCCTTCTCGCCTGAGCGCGTTGACCCGGGTAATGCCAAGTATAATACCCGCAACACACCAAGAGTGGTCGGGGGAATTACACCCAATTGCACATTAGTGGCTAAGACTTTTTATGAAGCCACAATTCCAAACGTCTATCCCGTTTCCTCGACCCAGGCCGCGGAGATGGTCAAACTGCTTGAGAATACTTTCCGCTCGGTGAATATCGGCCTTGTTAACGAAGTCGCTCTGATGTGCGAGCGGCTCAAAATCGATGTCTGGGAAATTATTGATGCCGCGGCAACGAAGCCATTCGGATTTATGCCGTTCTATCCCGGGCCGGGACTTGGAGGGCATTGCATTCCCATTGACCCGCATTATCTCTCATGGAAACTGAAGTCGCTCAACTACTACGCCCGATTTATTGAACTGGCCGGGGAAATTAACAGCCACATGCCCGAATATGTGGTCGAGCGTATTTCCGGATTCATGAATCATCGTTTTGCCAAAGCCCTAAATAAATCCTCGGTACTCGTGCTGGGATTGGCCTACAAAAAAGACATTCAGGATGTCCGTGAATCTCCGGCATTGGACGTAATAAAATTACTCGAAGACAAAGGGGCAAAGGTGACATACAACGACCCCTATGTTCCGACGTTCAATTGGCGTGATAAATTGGCAAAATCGACCAAGTTGACAGACTCTGTTTTGGCAAAAGCGGATCTTGTGGTTATCGTAACCGACCATACCCTTTATAATTACCAGTGGATTGTGGACAAGTCAAAGGCTATTTTCGATACCCGGAATGCGACCAAAAAGGTTCTCAAAAACAGACAGAAGATCGAATTACTCTAA
- a CDS encoding HEAT repeat domain-containing protein, with the protein MIEIQTANSKTLSSIGLILKDLLKVIKVVSMYPEGNPLPASLKRTFSEKLVDLIEDFGEIAVTVNKDNLVYNGEVAYTDKSKEESLAGLFFTSGITTIRFGAELSVDDIYHFLDVLKTFVNATNKSLDLVALLWEMGSPNITFNTVEDVALSGYEGDLKVKETQRGGGGYSSGDSADKYNSIFTEGDILDDGSPNADEEIVFGDSIFIENGNFGIPQAKNQGMTTGQSPAPKQGQQPTASGSGLSQPTHSSAKKIGYSDSDSEQLEELGLKEASGNSSQPGISELFNFPAELPRDAVGSKSTSASGSSGPLSGRSVIETALLLNDELKLSQEEKEYVKTLTAHDADFDMNESTLELCKEMLHQETDMTGFYETVTIIEKVHGEFIENGRLTEAGQILEYFETLDAAVRAEKPMWAERLKEARAMAGSRERIRLLADSVNTHPNLGPADLRRYLQVFGKESLLGITELVGWITDRGYYAMLSDFLVKAGKEQIHIIAKGIFDKRPDVVINTITVLAQIEDPAAFNYLRKAASNENLAVRKELISRLKDSPVEESLAVLGMMVFDTSAAIRKEAIESIVLKQTPRSFTVINSLIMGDRLDTLDIEERQSVHNAFSKLGGAEAIDFFSEKILKYNFGFNKKLSFVRASAFESLRFNESERCEKLLLRLCSSWRPGIRKRAQETLRRRRETIFGGTK; encoded by the coding sequence ATGATAGAAATACAAACAGCTAACTCAAAAACACTCTCGAGTATTGGCCTCATCCTCAAAGACCTGCTGAAAGTAATCAAAGTCGTTTCGATGTATCCGGAGGGTAATCCTCTGCCGGCCTCGCTTAAGCGTACATTCTCAGAAAAGCTGGTCGACCTTATCGAAGACTTTGGAGAGATTGCCGTCACAGTCAATAAGGACAACCTTGTCTATAACGGCGAAGTCGCCTACACTGACAAATCCAAGGAAGAGTCACTTGCAGGACTCTTTTTCACCAGCGGGATTACTACGATTCGTTTCGGCGCGGAATTAAGCGTTGACGACATTTATCACTTCCTTGATGTGCTCAAAACATTTGTAAATGCGACCAATAAATCTTTGGACCTTGTCGCCCTGCTCTGGGAAATGGGAAGCCCGAACATCACCTTCAATACTGTTGAAGATGTCGCCCTCTCAGGTTACGAAGGAGACCTTAAAGTCAAAGAGACCCAAAGAGGTGGCGGCGGATATTCGTCGGGAGACAGCGCTGACAAGTATAATTCCATTTTTACCGAAGGGGATATACTCGATGATGGCAGCCCTAATGCTGATGAAGAAATAGTTTTCGGTGATAGCATTTTCATCGAAAATGGGAACTTTGGTATACCTCAAGCGAAGAATCAGGGAATGACGACTGGACAAAGTCCAGCGCCAAAACAGGGACAACAACCAACAGCCTCGGGTTCCGGACTGTCCCAACCAACACATTCCAGCGCGAAGAAGATCGGATATAGCGATTCCGATTCAGAGCAGCTTGAGGAACTGGGCCTTAAAGAAGCAAGTGGCAATAGTTCCCAGCCCGGAATCTCGGAGCTTTTTAATTTCCCCGCAGAACTCCCGCGAGATGCTGTGGGAAGTAAATCCACCTCTGCTTCCGGCAGTTCGGGTCCACTTTCGGGACGCTCAGTCATCGAAACTGCATTGCTGCTTAATGATGAACTCAAACTTTCTCAGGAAGAGAAAGAGTATGTAAAAACATTAACTGCTCACGATGCTGATTTCGATATGAATGAATCTACTCTTGAACTCTGCAAAGAGATGCTGCATCAGGAAACCGACATGACTGGTTTCTATGAGACAGTTACCATTATCGAAAAAGTACACGGCGAATTCATAGAAAACGGACGTCTGACGGAGGCCGGACAAATTCTGGAATACTTTGAGACGCTCGATGCTGCTGTCAGGGCAGAGAAACCGATGTGGGCGGAACGTCTGAAAGAAGCGAGGGCGATGGCCGGAAGCCGTGAGCGGATTAGACTGCTGGCCGACTCGGTTAACACTCACCCGAATCTTGGCCCCGCGGACCTTCGCAGGTATCTGCAAGTCTTCGGCAAAGAATCGCTTCTGGGAATAACTGAACTTGTTGGCTGGATCACCGACCGGGGATACTATGCCATGCTCTCTGATTTTCTCGTCAAAGCGGGTAAAGAACAAATCCATATCATCGCCAAAGGGATATTCGACAAGCGACCCGATGTAGTTATCAATACAATAACTGTCCTGGCACAGATAGAGGATCCGGCTGCGTTCAACTACCTTCGTAAAGCTGCCTCAAATGAAAACCTTGCTGTGCGCAAGGAATTGATCAGCCGGCTCAAAGATAGTCCGGTGGAAGAATCATTGGCTGTTTTGGGAATGATGGTTTTTGATACTTCGGCCGCAATACGCAAAGAAGCTATCGAATCAATCGTCTTAAAACAAACGCCTCGTTCGTTTACTGTTATTAATTCCCTCATTATGGGAGATCGACTCGACACGCTGGATATAGAAGAGCGTCAGTCAGTTCATAACGCTTTCTCCAAGCTGGGAGGAGCTGAAGCCATCGATTTCTTCTCGGAGAAAATCCTCAAATATAACTTTGGTTTTAACAAGAAGCTTTCATTTGTGCGAGCATCTGCATTTGAGTCCCTGAGATTCAATGAGAGTGAACGGTGCGAGAAGCTTCTGCTCAGGCTCTGCTCAAGCTGGCGGCCCGGCATTCGCAAGCGGGCTCAGGAAACTCTCCGCAGACGGCGTGAAACCATATTCGGAGGAACGAAATGA
- a CDS encoding HD domain-containing protein, with protein MNSPATDAAPRLLAGKAEENMLTSFFVLYKTARILEQNNATFKSRLSGFYEIFKGLASEHSRISIKIISGRYFVNEQMVRFDDQGLSGAASVVAEWKMLGVAGAHIESSVTLEELSRFFTFISAMRPSEENIESLSGKLKNHGLPSIQLLSFKEVGSEVPFENKEVRQKVRAAARTTFFQAVSVVEEVVLSAAKDKGINASKTRRVVHSLIDHITRDESSLIELTAIRNFDDYTYAHSTNVCVYSLTMGVRLNLDRPRLSQLGFSALFYDIGKVKLSTDLIRKPGAYDEDDWLQMQRHPHLGAKTILRNMKLDVHTARAARGAFEHHINNDFTGYPSLRYQQRAPDLFSKVISIADTFDALTSGRVYLKKAMGPDVVLKKMSYQMKVKFDPFLLKLFSNIIGIYPAGTLVLLTTNEIALVLTNNDTDRSRPYIKIVGDEKGLLADPLWTDLSQLEHAGRKIARQIDPERYGLDLKSFVLEDK; from the coding sequence ATGAACAGTCCAGCAACTGACGCTGCGCCCCGCTTGTTGGCTGGCAAGGCTGAAGAAAACATGCTTACTTCTTTTTTCGTGCTCTACAAAACAGCGCGAATATTGGAGCAGAATAATGCAACCTTTAAAAGCCGTCTGAGCGGGTTTTACGAGATATTCAAAGGGCTTGCTTCTGAGCATAGCAGAATTTCCATCAAAATTATCTCAGGTCGTTATTTTGTCAATGAACAGATGGTGCGTTTCGATGACCAGGGTCTGTCCGGCGCTGCAAGCGTGGTCGCCGAGTGGAAAATGCTTGGTGTCGCTGGCGCTCACATTGAATCGTCGGTTACCCTTGAAGAGTTGAGCCGATTTTTCACCTTCATTTCCGCCATGCGCCCATCGGAGGAAAATATTGAATCTCTCAGCGGGAAACTGAAGAACCATGGCTTGCCGTCGATTCAATTGCTGTCATTCAAAGAGGTTGGAAGCGAAGTTCCATTTGAAAATAAAGAAGTGCGTCAGAAAGTCAGGGCTGCGGCGCGAACGACATTCTTCCAAGCCGTGTCGGTCGTAGAGGAAGTTGTGCTCAGCGCAGCTAAGGATAAGGGAATAAACGCCTCCAAAACACGCAGGGTGGTCCACAGTCTTATCGACCACATTACTCGCGATGAGTCCTCGCTAATCGAGCTCACCGCAATTCGCAATTTTGACGACTATACCTACGCTCATTCGACAAATGTGTGTGTCTACTCCTTGACTATGGGCGTACGGCTCAATCTCGACCGACCGCGCCTGTCACAGCTCGGATTTTCGGCGCTTTTTTATGACATTGGCAAAGTTAAACTCTCGACGGATTTGATTCGCAAACCTGGTGCCTATGACGAGGACGACTGGCTGCAAATGCAGAGACATCCTCATCTTGGCGCCAAGACGATTCTTCGCAATATGAAGCTCGACGTCCACACCGCCCGCGCGGCGCGCGGCGCATTTGAGCATCATATCAACAATGACTTCACTGGTTATCCCTCCCTTCGTTACCAGCAGAGGGCGCCGGATCTGTTTTCAAAGGTTATTTCAATCGCCGACACTTTCGACGCATTGACTTCGGGACGGGTATACCTGAAAAAAGCGATGGGCCCCGATGTCGTGTTGAAAAAGATGAGCTATCAGATGAAAGTCAAATTCGATCCCTTTTTGCTCAAACTATTTAGTAATATCATCGGAATCTATCCTGCTGGAACACTTGTGCTGTTGACCACCAATGAAATAGCGTTGGTTCTCACCAACAATGACACTGACCGCTCAAGGCCGTATATCAAAATCGTCGGTGACGAAAAAGGACTTCTGGCCGACCCGCTCTGGACAGATCTCTCACAACTGGAGCATGCCGGCCGGAAAATAGCCCGGCAAATAGATCCCGAACGGTATGGTCTTGATCTGAAATCTTTTGTGCTTGAAGATAAATAG
- a CDS encoding DUF5683 domain-containing protein, whose protein sequence is MTWPIIIFVDLLLVFSASGVSAQDDSIYTDRIKISDTTTSDTVIFIPDEPEEGALKVDNPVDLETRLVQNPTKALFRSMLVPGLGQIKNRSYIKAGIIIGFETWFIASAIHYGRQASNFRKQYTAATSISQRNVLYGLYENRRDNSYKFRWFAGIAIFVSMFDAYVDAHLSGSPSMQENHKVDLSIFPDDAGGVNAMLTLTF, encoded by the coding sequence ATGACATGGCCTATCATTATTTTCGTTGATTTACTGCTTGTGTTTTCTGCATCAGGGGTGAGCGCGCAAGATGACTCAATCTACACTGATAGGATAAAAATCTCCGATACAACAACCAGCGATACGGTCATTTTTATCCCCGACGAACCGGAAGAAGGCGCTCTGAAGGTGGATAACCCAGTTGACTTGGAAACAAGATTGGTACAGAATCCGACCAAAGCGCTCTTTCGCTCGATGCTCGTGCCGGGTCTTGGCCAGATAAAGAATAGAAGTTATATCAAAGCGGGAATTATTATTGGTTTTGAGACTTGGTTTATAGCATCAGCGATACACTACGGCCGCCAGGCATCGAATTTCCGCAAGCAATACACGGCGGCAACAAGTATCAGCCAGAGGAATGTGTTGTACGGACTGTATGAAAACCGCCGTGATAATAGCTATAAGTTTCGCTGGTTTGCTGGAATTGCCATTTTTGTTTCGATGTTTGATGCCTATGTCGATGCCCATTTATCTGGCTCGCCGAGTATGCAGGAGAATCACAAAGTGGATCTATCGATATTTCCGGACGATGCTGGCGGTGTGAATGCGATGCTTACACTCACGTTTTGA
- a CDS encoding diacylglycerol kinase family protein, which translates to MFKRRKRISGKSHFCLLVNKKSAEYDPKAITKLTTAIKEQGGFYTITEPETAGELLEHAHAAASNKLQELPGDASKWGKITALIACGGDGTVNLAARAALEHDMPIGILPLGRWNNIARSLYSDRSTDKVITQILSGKTRMADSAVASGQPFFGSIGLGFVPLFAEEFSQRKFPRLFNFGWASLGSQIASKVKAEAMTIKVDSFRFEVTPIMININLVPYTVGLPMSPVSLTDDGSAEVIFDYGNHADEFSAYTRKIAKGEYVYGNIIRLYRGKVITCQPTKGKTLYLDGELIILPNNSLEVSMAPKQLTVLA; encoded by the coding sequence ATGTTTAAACGCCGCAAACGGATATCCGGAAAATCTCACTTTTGCCTTCTTGTCAATAAAAAGTCGGCTGAATATGATCCGAAAGCTATCACCAAACTCACAACCGCTATCAAAGAACAGGGGGGCTTCTATACCATAACCGAACCTGAAACCGCAGGCGAACTGTTGGAGCATGCCCATGCCGCGGCATCGAACAAATTACAGGAACTGCCGGGTGATGCATCCAAATGGGGCAAGATTACCGCGCTCATTGCCTGCGGAGGGGACGGAACCGTCAATCTTGCTGCCCGGGCGGCGCTTGAACATGATATGCCCATTGGCATTCTTCCGCTTGGACGATGGAACAATATTGCTCGGTCTCTGTATTCCGATCGAAGCACCGATAAAGTCATCACCCAGATTCTTTCCGGAAAAACGCGGATGGCCGACAGCGCAGTGGCATCGGGACAACCATTCTTTGGCTCGATCGGACTTGGTTTTGTTCCGCTCTTTGCCGAAGAGTTCAGTCAGCGCAAATTCCCCCGTTTGTTTAACTTCGGCTGGGCATCCCTCGGATCACAGATTGCTTCGAAAGTAAAAGCGGAAGCCATGACTATAAAAGTGGACAGCTTTCGGTTTGAAGTCACGCCCATTATGATAAATATAAACCTTGTGCCCTACACTGTCGGCTTGCCCATGTCGCCGGTGTCGCTCACTGACGATGGCAGCGCCGAAGTTATTTTTGACTACGGAAATCATGCAGATGAGTTTTCCGCCTATACCCGTAAGATAGCCAAAGGCGAATATGTCTATGGAAACATCATTCGTCTCTATCGAGGCAAAGTTATAACCTGTCAGCCAACCAAAGGAAAAACGCTTTATCTCGACGGCGAGCTTATCATTCTGCCAAATAATTCACTCGAGGTAAGCATGGCTCCAAAACAGCTGACAGTATTGGCCTGA
- a CDS encoding exosortase/archaeosortase family protein has protein sequence MSTTAVASSKPSLQNIWYLIPFIILIGIYAPALSDLIVNWYEDDNYSHGFLVPLVSGYLIWTQRKQLSAIVLSHDILGIVPIVIGMGLFILGNGASEYFTVRFSFLLVLCGLVCYLFGRAIVRANWFAFFFLLFMIPIPYVIYYAATFPMQAFATTITVFVLDTVGMGVVRQGNIIHIAGHSLEVAEACSGMRSLVSLLALGALFAHTSQRRFLPQIILFLSTIPIAVFANVVRVFTTTVLVGSGFAEVTTEPWHSIMGLMVFVIAFVMLFVVGLILKQVFK, from the coding sequence ATGTCTACGACCGCCGTGGCCTCTTCAAAACCCTCGCTTCAAAATATCTGGTATCTGATACCATTTATCATTTTGATCGGAATCTATGCCCCTGCCCTATCTGATTTGATCGTCAACTGGTACGAAGACGATAACTATTCCCATGGCTTTTTGGTGCCTCTTGTTTCGGGATATCTTATCTGGACGCAGCGGAAGCAACTGAGTGCGATCGTCTTGTCGCATGATATTCTCGGGATTGTGCCTATTGTCATCGGAATGGGGCTATTTATCCTGGGCAATGGCGCCTCCGAATATTTTACCGTCCGTTTTTCTTTCCTGCTCGTCTTGTGCGGGCTGGTCTGTTACCTCTTCGGTCGAGCGATTGTGCGGGCGAACTGGTTCGCCTTTTTCTTTCTGCTGTTCATGATTCCCATCCCGTATGTTATTTATTACGCCGCAACGTTTCCGATGCAGGCCTTCGCGACAACAATCACCGTCTTTGTACTCGATACTGTGGGGATGGGCGTCGTCCGGCAGGGGAATATTATCCATATAGCTGGACACTCGCTTGAGGTCGCAGAAGCCTGCTCTGGAATGCGCTCACTTGTCTCGCTCCTTGCGCTCGGGGCCCTGTTTGCTCACACAAGTCAGCGGCGGTTCCTACCCCAGATAATTCTTTTTCTTTCGACCATACCTATCGCGGTATTTGCCAATGTCGTTCGGGTCTTTACAACAACGGTGCTGGTTGGCTCAGGCTTTGCCGAAGTTACAACCGAGCCTTGGCATTCAATCATGGGGCTCATGGTTTTTGTTATTGCATTTGTTATGCTGTTTGTCGTTGGATTGATACTCAAACAGGTGTTCAAATGA
- a CDS encoding EpsI family protein, producing the protein MSRPVIIASIILFLGGAFGNYLRFIEQTPDRPVQFSEIPLNVNGYIGDERRFSEESYGILKADTTTLRYYRGPSGEQLWLFIAYFASQKYGSQIHSPKHCLPGGGWNIERLERYALSLPDGKTKQVNRLIIGERDRKQIMFYWFETRNGDIDDEFMLKWDLMKNSLFLKPTDAAIVRLTVPLERNDSIEKATERATAYFANFYPSIEKALPFGD; encoded by the coding sequence ATGAGCCGCCCGGTGATAATTGCCTCAATCATCTTGTTCTTGGGAGGGGCATTCGGAAACTATTTGAGGTTTATCGAGCAGACTCCCGACCGTCCGGTCCAATTCAGCGAGATTCCGCTGAACGTCAACGGCTATATCGGTGATGAACGACGCTTCTCGGAGGAAAGCTACGGCATACTAAAAGCCGACACGACCACACTCCGCTATTACCGCGGGCCTTCGGGAGAACAGCTCTGGCTATTTATCGCCTATTTTGCCTCTCAGAAATACGGAAGTCAGATTCATTCGCCCAAACATTGCCTGCCCGGCGGCGGATGGAATATAGAACGGCTCGAGCGGTACGCGCTTAGTCTGCCCGATGGCAAGACCAAACAGGTCAACCGGCTGATAATCGGCGAACGTGACCGCAAACAAATTATGTTCTATTGGTTTGAAACACGCAATGGAGATATTGACGATGAATTCATGCTCAAATGGGACCTCATGAAGAACTCACTTTTCCTGAAACCGACCGATGCCGCCATCGTCAGGCTGACCGTCCCACTTGAGCGCAACGACAGCATTGAGAAAGCGACCGAACGAGCCACAGCCTATTTTGCGAACTTTTATCCGTCTATAGAAAAAGCGCTCCCTTTCGGAGACTAA